Proteins encoded together in one Macadamia integrifolia cultivar HAES 741 chromosome 8, SCU_Mint_v3, whole genome shotgun sequence window:
- the LOC122086843 gene encoding uncharacterized protein LOC122086843 has protein sequence MKILYWNIRGVRKAAGLCALRLLVKEHAPDVLCLAEPMVQVCKFPVIFFSRLGYAVDFIHNFRDDKVPNLWIIWKLGVSRPVVAGMSDQYISVIFDWPGSKVGISFVHASSFKIMRRQLWLDLELSISALVPWSVMGDFNATLFSHEKRGPGKFNLGSAAEFQAMVDACELLSIPSQGKKFTWTNNRRRGHAVAVLDRSFCNGKWIDVFRNVKQRVLLSSVSDHAPLIVVSDDVQRPTNIPFRFHSFWMENDQFISVVEEAWKTSIGGNPIFVLAQKLKQVKENLKVWARANFPNLNDEVDKAKLELKKVQDMIEVAGMNDELFNREADAKTVLLKANQMYEKLWAEKAKLRWMKNGDCNSKIFHLSVKLRRLKNQITSLKKEDGTWVSDQQGISFYVSDFFEKFHEADEITVHNDLLDNIPRVLEEEDVAGLEIVPSGDEIKQAVWDLDPVSSPGPDGFPGSFFRRCWTIVEGDFCRAVKKFFEEGRLPKGINNCFISLIPKVEGAAFLDRFRPICMGNFYCKVISKILSSRLLVVLPKLISEEQGAFQQGKIISANISLASELSNLMYSSVRGGGMGLKLDVQKAYDSLAWEFLFAIDGSLKTTYLSSSIWPGLKKVWRWVQSHEQWTVGNGQRINFWKDSWLGKKSIEEMYGLQLDIFDSMQAKVSDFICQDEWNFPQDDEFSSGL, from the exons ATGAAGATTCTGTATTGGAACATTCGGGGTGTTAGGAAGGCAGCAGGGTTGTGCGCTTTACGTCTACTGGTGAAGGAGCATGCCCCGGATGTGTTATGCTTGGCTGAACCCATGGTTCAGGTATGTAAATTTcctgttattttctttagtcggtTGGGGTATGCTGTggatttcattcataattttcgGGATGACAAAgtcccaaatttatggattatatgGAAGTTGGGGGTTTCGAGACCAGTTGTTGCAGGTATGTCTGATCAATATATATCAGTCATCTTTGATTGGCCAGGTAGTAAAGTGGGTATTTCTTTTGTACATGCAAGTTCTTTTAAAATTATGCGTAGGCAATTGTGGTTAGATTTGGAGTTGTCGATATCAGCTTTGGTTCCGTGGTCTGTGatgggggatttcaatgcaacccTGTTCTCgcatgagaaaagaggtccTGGTAAGTTTAATCTTGGATCAGCTGCTGAATTCCAGGCAATGGTTGATGCGTGTGAATTGCTTTCTATCCcttctcagggaaagaaattcacttggactAATAATCGTCGAAGGGGTCATGCAGTTGCAGTGTTGGATCGGAGTTTTTGTAATGGGAAGTGGATAGATGTGTTTAGAAATGTGAAGCAGCGTGTTTTGTTGTCTTCGGTATCAGATCATGCCCCTTTAATTGTTGTCTCTGATGATGTTCAAAGACCTACAAATATCCCCTTTAGATTCCATagcttttggatggaaaatgatcaatttatctCTGTGGTTGAGGAAGCTTGGAAAACTTCGATAGGGGGTAATCCAATTTTCGTTCTGGCACAAAAATTAAAGCAGGTCAAGGAGAATTTAAAGGTTTGGGCGAGGGCCAATTTTCCTAACCTGAATGATGAGGTCGATAAAGCAAAGCTGGAATTAAAGAAGGTTCAAGATATGATAGAGGTGGCTGGgatgaatgatgaattatttaACAGAGAGGCAGATGCAAAAACAGTATTATTGAAGGCCAACCAAATGTACGAGAAgttgtgggctgaaaaagctaaactgagatggatgaaaaatggaGATTGTAACTCGAAGATTTTTCATCTCTCCGTGAAGCTTAGGAGGTTGAAAAATCAGATCACCTCCctaaaaaaggaagatggaacTTGGGTTTCAGACCAACAGGGAATATCGTTTTATgtctctgatttttttgagaaatttcatgaGGCTGATGAAATCACGGTTCATAATGACCTTCTTGATAATATTCCCAGAGTGTTGGAGGAGGAGGACGTGGCAGGATTGGAGATTGTCCCGAGTGGGGACGAAATAAAACAAGCTgtttgggatttagatcctgtaagctctccaggtcctgatgggttcccaGGTAGTTTCTTCAGGCGATGTTGGACTATTGTTGAGGGTGATTTTTGCAGGGCAGTGAAAAAATTCTTTGAGGAAGGGCGGCTTCCTAAAGGAATAAATAACTGCTTTATTTCCTTGATCCCCAAAGTTGAGGGGGCGGCCTTTCTAGATAGGTTTCGACctatatgtatggggaatttttactGCAAAGTGATATCAAAAATTCTATCTTCAAGATTACTTGTTGTTTTGCCTAAATTGATTTCGGAAGAGCAAGGCGCTTTCCAGCAGGGTAAAATAATTTCAGCAAATATCAGCCTCGCCTCAGAACTGTCAAATTTGATGTATTCTTCAGTTAGGGGTGGTGGAATGGGACTGAAGCTCGATGTTCAAAAGGCGTATGACTCTCTAgcttgggaattcctctttgca ATTGATGGTTCGCTGAAAACTAcctacctttcctcttcgaTATGGCCTGGTCTTAAAAAGGTGTGGCGGTGGGTTCAGTCTCATGAGCAATGGACTGTTGGGAATGGTCAgaggataaatttttggaaagatagctGGCTGGGAAAGAAGTCTATTGAGGAGATGTATGGTTTGCAGTTAGATATCTTTGATTCGATGCAGGCAAAGGTTTCTGATTTCATTTGCCAAGATGAGTGGAATTTTCCCCAG GATGACGAATTCTCGTCAGGTCTCTAG
- the LOC122086842 gene encoding MDIS1-interacting receptor like kinase 2-like yields MMLEILNLSHNMIIGSIPFSLENMVSLVSLDLSYNELEGVVPNTRVFRNASSPQAFRNNKGLCGELQGLLPCNPSLTSKGLKKNGHKVVISIVASLIGLLFLIFAIIGVFFLLRKKVKKGNIEQARRNHGNVFSIWNFDGKIAYEDIIQATEDFDAKYCIGIGTYGSVYKAVLPTGHVVALKKFHPLEGEMIVDDESFENESRVLTEIRHRNIVKLYGFCFHPRCMFLVYEYMEKGSIARILSNQAEAIEFDWQKRVNAIKSVADALSYLHHDCNPPIIHRDISSKNILLDLDLEAHVSDFGIARLLKPDSSNWTSLKGTHGYIAPELAYTMALTEKCDVYSFGVVALETIMGKHPRELISSLTSLVGQKILLRDMLDPCLTFPSDQNVAKDV; encoded by the exons ATGATGCTGGAAATTTTGAACTTATCCCATAATATGATCATAGGCTCAATAcctttttctcttgaaaatatGGTTAGCTTAGTATCTCTTGATCTATCCTACAATGAGTTAGAGGGTGTTGTTCCCAACACTAGGGTTTTTAGAAATGCTTCTTCACCTCAAGCATTTAGAAACAATAAGGGGTTATGTGGTGAACTTCAAGGTCTACTTCCTTGCAATCCATCTCTTACaagcaaaggattgaaaaaaaatggaCATAAAGTCGTCATATCCATCGTTGCTTCTTTGATAGGACTTTTGTTCCTAATATTTGCAATTATTGGCGTTTTCTTCCTCTTgcgaaaaaaagtgaaaaaagggAATATAGAACAAGCAAGAAGAAACCATGGAAATGTATTTTCAATATGGAATTTTGATGGAAAGATTGCTTATGAGGACATTATTCAagcaacagaggattttgatgccAAATATTGCATTGGAATTGGAACTTATGGGAGTGTTTACAAAGCAGTGCTACCTACTGGCCATGTAGTCGCCTTGAAGAAGTTCCATCCGTTGGAAGGTGAGATGATAGTTGATGATGAAAGCTTTGAGAATGAGAGTCGTGTGTTAACAGAAATAAGGCATCGAAACATAGTCAAACTTTATGGATTCTGCTTTCATCCACGATGCATGTTTCTTGTTTATGAGTACATGGAAAAAGGAAGCATAGCACGTATCTTAAGCAATCAAGCAGAGGCTATTGAGTTTGATTGGCAGAAAAGAGTAAATGCCATAAAAAGTGTGGCCGATGCTTTGTCTTACTTGCATCATGATTGCAATCCCCCAATAATTCATCGGGATATTTCAAGCAAAAATATATTGCTGGACTTGGACCTTGAGGCTCATGTATCTGATTTTGGCATTGCAAGATTATTAAAGCCAGACTCATCTAATTGGACGTCACTTAAAGGAACTCATGGATATATTGCTCCAg AGCTTGCATACACCATGGCTTTAACTGAGAAGTGTGATGTATATAGTTTCGGAGTAGTGGCATTAGAAACAATTATGGGAAAGCATCCAAGGGAGCTCATCTCATCCTTAACATCATTAGTTGGCCAAAAGATTCTACTAAGGGACATGTTAGACCCATGCCTCACCTTTCCATCAGACCAAAATGTTGCAAAGGATGT GTGA